The genomic segment CGTGGGACCTGCTCTCAATGACGTGGGATCGCATTGGCTGGGAGGATTTCAAGTATGGGTCGATCAGCTTCAAGGCTCAGAAGACAAAGAAGCTGCAACGCATCCCACTGAGTCAGGTCGCACGCCGGCATCTGGAAATGGTCCGCGACCTGCAGCTGCACGAGAGCGAGATCTTCCCCATGTTCCGCAAGACCAATCGCAGTGTCTATCGCTGCTGGCGACGGATCTGCCTGGCTGCTGGACTGATCTCACCCGAGGGCCGCAATGCTCACTTCGAGGATTTGCGCAAGACCTGCTCGACAGCCTACGACGACATCTCGCCGGGAGTCGGTCCCTGGATTACGGGTCACGAGCTGCAGGGGGTCAACGCCAAGAATTACCAGAACCCCACGAAGCGCGTGTTGAAGGCAGTGAAGCAACTCAAACAACCGCTGGCATTTCGCGAAGGAGCCGGGCTGCTGAAGCCAACCACGCCCGAATGATTTCTCTGGAAATCAACGACACAACTGGTCTGCCGCAGGCACGCCCGGTCTTTGCTGTGACTCCTGCAGCAGAGGCCGGGCGTGGCCGTTTTCACTCATCAAGGAATTACATCATGGGCTTTTCTCGCCCTCCACTCACGGTCGAGCAAAGGCTGTCTGCTCTGCTTGCCGGCTTCAATCGTCGCGACATCAGGATCTTCATGGATGCAGTCACTCTGCTGAAGTTCGCGGCCGACGGTCACTGCAAAAGTAAAGATTGCAACATGTGTAATCACCTCGAGCTGATCATGGAGCAAGGACTCCTTCACCCCACTCCCCAGGAACAATCGCTATGAGTGCTCGATTCGAGCTGAAAATCACTTCCCCCGTTGGGCTTGCCAGCGCTGATGAAGCCGCTGGTCGAGCACTGATTGACTTGGCACAGGTCACACCGATTCGGGATGGCCAGGCCTTCGTCGCCTGTACTGAGAGTCGCATGCTTGCCATCGCTCGCTGCGAATCATCAGCAACGAACCAGTGCCTTGTCGGTGCTGACTTGTTGCGTGAGCCCAGGAGCTTTAACGCATTGGCACCGAGAGCGTTTCCACCGGTGGACAAGCTACTTGAGCAGGAGTTGAAACGACCGTCTGCTGCAACAGTCACATTCAATTGCCGACTGCTCAAGAAGCTGGCCAAAGCCCTTGGATCTTCGGATGGTCAAGTCACCATCATCGTATCTGATGATCCTACTTCGCCCATTAAGGTCGTCACGCGGACTGGTGACATCGGCTTGTTGATGCCGGTAGAGCCACCCATCTTTGTAATCGAAGAGTATGACCCTCCCGCAAAGCGTCAGGCGTCTGCTGATGAATGCTGGAGGCTTCAAGCTCAAGAATACGTGGACGCTCACGAAAGATCGCAAGCGTCAGCAGCCGTGACGCCACAGGCTCAGCCTGCAGGTTCCGATATAGATCGGAAATCGGAAGGGGGCCAGGCTCATGGTGATTGATCTCCAAGCCGCTTTCATAGACATGCTGGCCGAAGGCTGGACGAATGATGGCCCAATGACTGAAGACCAGTTCGCGCAGCTGCAGGCCGCCTTCTTTGGAGGCGTGGCTTGCGCGGTCACGGACCTGCCCATCGATCACCCGCACAGGGAGGCGATCAACATTCAACTGCAGAAGTTTTTCCGCCAGTTTAAGGCCAAGAACGGTCTGGCCTGATTTAACGAGCCTTAACTCACTTGAAGGAACGCACGATGCTAGTCCTCTCCCGCAGACCGCATGAATCCATCCGCTTGACGATCCCTGAGAATCTTCCTCCTGGCACAGTGATTGAGATCACGACATTGGAAGTCAGGGCCAACGCCGTGAGGATTGGATTGACAGCACCTCGATCGGTGCAGATCGCCAGAAGCGAACTGGTTGACGAGTCAGGAGTCACCAGCAAGGAAGCTCCTGATGAGTAAGCACAAGTCACCAGCACCCGGGCAGCAGTCGTTGATTGTCACACCGCCATACCCGAGGCGGCCACCCTACTTTGCCCTCAAATTCCTGAGGCTTGTCGATCGATTCTTCGGGCCTCAATACAACCCTCGAATTGTGCAGATCCTCATGTACGTGGTCTTAACTGAAGATCGCCGTCGATACGCCAGCGAACCGACCTTCTGGCTTTCGCAGATCCGCGATCGCATTGGCCTGAAGGATGACAGCCACACGGCTGCACTCATTCAACAGGCTGTTCAGTCAGGCTGGCTCTACTGGCATAAGCCATCGAATCGGGAACTTGCCACTGCCTGGGTGTTGGTGCCACTGGCTTATGAATGCGAGTT from the Planctopirus limnophila DSM 3776 genome contains:
- a CDS encoding carbon storage regulator encodes the protein MLVLSRRPHESIRLTIPENLPPGTVIEITTLEVRANAVRIGLTAPRSVQIARSELVDESGVTSKEAPDE